From the Thermosynechococcus sp. genome, the window GTTAACTCAGCCCTCTTAAGGGCAGCCATGGGGTCTCAATCCTAAGCTAATGGGATCGGCAGGGGAAGTGGGAATCACTTCTATGGTTTGTACTCTAAACTTTTTATCCCAAGGCCATTTGTTCTCTACGAATGTGAACTATGAACTCTTGTCCAAACTGCGGTGCGCCCACTCAGAGAGATGCAAATTTTTGTGGCCAGTGTGGTTTCAATCTCCACCCCATTGCTGTCAGTCCAGCTCCGCTCCCAGAGATGCTAACAACTAAAGTAAGTGCTGCCCCCCCATTAGAAAGTGGGGCCGCCCAAAGTCGCCTGAAAACCCTATCGCCCCCACCCCCGCCACCTCCCCATGTCTTCGCGGCAATCACTGCCACGATTGAAGCCAAACTTATCCATGTGCAAACCCGGACCGAACTGAAAATCCCGACGGGCCGACCAGTGATTCATATTGGCAAGCCTAACGATCGCATTCCCCCTGATATTGATGTCGCTGGCTTTCCCAACTCAGAGATTGTGTCCCGCATTCATGCCGATCTACGAATTGAGGGCGATGCTCACTATATTGAAGATGTGGGAAGTGCCAATGGAACTTACATTAACAATACTCCCCTCCATCCGGGCAATCGTCACCGCCTGCAATCGGGCGATCGCATTGCCTTGGGCAAGGGGGATTTAGTCACTTTTATCTACGAGCGCATCTCCTAGTTCTTTAGACTGTATTCAGGATACGAAGAGGCGGTTAGACAACGTGATTACATTGACATTGCTCCATCCCGTTCAAGCCACCCCAGTCCAAAGCTGGACCTTTGAGAATGAAAATCTCATCCGCATTGGCCGAGCAGTTGATAATCATGTCGTGCTCTATAGCGCAGTGGTGTCGCGCCACCATGTGGAGCTCCGTCGTAAGGGCTTGCAATGGGAAGTGGTCAACCTGGGCACCAACGGCACGTATTTGGATGGTAAACGCATTCAGCAGGCAACCTTGACGGATGGTGGCATCCTGCGCTTGGCCCGCTCTGGCCCCAATATTCAAATTCGCCTCGGTTCCGATCAACGTCCTGCCACTCCCAGTGCCCGCATGGAAACGGTGCCTGAAGGTCGCTTGGTAGATGTTGAGAAGGGCACCTATTCAGGGGAAGAAGAAGCCATTGGTACAGCGGCTGAACCGTCATCCCATGCCGAAGACAGCACCCCCACCTCCAGTAGTAGCAGTCTCACCGCCCAAGAGGAGGAAGAGGCTGAGTTTGCAGTGACAGGTCAACTGCCGGTTCATTTACTCAGCGAGTGGCGTGCTCCCCCCGCTTGCCAACACAATCATGCCCAAGAGAACGATATTTTTTGCATTGATTGCGGTCTGCCTCTGCGGGTCTGGAAAACCCTCGGTAACTACCAGATTATTCGTGCCCTTGGTCAAAGCAACGTTTATTTGGGGTGGCGCAGTGGCTTAACGGCAGTGATTAAGGGACATAGTCTTGCTGCCTCACGGGACGAAATCCGTGCCTTTCAGCGCCAAGCGCAGCAATTGTGCAAAATCCAACATCCAGTCTTGCCCCAATTTTGGGAAGCCTTTGAGTGCGGCAGCGATTCCTATTTGGTTTCGGAAATGGTCTATGGCCAATCCCTCAAGCAGCGGGTTCAGGAACAGGGGTCAATGAACGTGATTGAGGTCAGTCGTTGGCTCATTCCTGTGTGTGAGTTGCTTGAAGTGCTGCACCAGCAAGACCCCCCTGTGTTGCATTTACACATTCGTCCCTCCAATCTCATTCATCCCTACGTCAAACGGCAAACAACAGAACTCGTGCTCGTGGGCTGGGGTAAAGCAGCCGTCTTAACCTCTGAATCTGGAACATTTATTGGTACTGTGGGCTATTCGGCACCAGAACAGCAGGAGGGAAAACCCGAGCCCGCTTCAGATCTATTTGCCTTGGGGGCAACGATGGTGTATTTACTCACGGGCTATGAACCGGAGACCTATTTCCGCTGGGGGACCCGTGAGTATCGCCTCTATGCCGAGGACATTCCCCATTTAGATCCGCGGATGGTGGATTTGATTAACTGCTTGACCCACCCCGATCCTCGCGAACGCTATCCGAATGCTGGCGAAGTCAAGAAACGCTTGCAGGAAATTGCAACTATTACCCCCACAGTCTCTTCAGGGGCTTCATAGAACATCAATTTTCACCCAGCACTTGCACGCCTCCAGAGGGCATCAAGACCAACCGCAGTAAAATCGGGCGATCGCCCCCAAAGGGACTGGCCAAAGGACTTTGCTGTAGAGGTATTGGCGTGCGATCAATAAAGCGAACCGCCGCACCATTCAGGGGCAGTGCTTGGGCAAGGGTGCCATCGGGATTGAGGACAATGCGGTACTCCAGACTCGTGTCTAGGCTGGCCGGCGGGCGCCAACGGTCTTGAAAATACGTTTTCACCTCACGCAGGGTAGTTGCAGGGATGGGGGTTGTTTCAGCTGGGGGGGTGATCATTGGCGCAGGTTCAATGCCAGCAGGGGCG encodes:
- a CDS encoding protein kinase domain-containing protein, yielding MITLTLLHPVQATPVQSWTFENENLIRIGRAVDNHVVLYSAVVSRHHVELRRKGLQWEVVNLGTNGTYLDGKRIQQATLTDGGILRLARSGPNIQIRLGSDQRPATPSARMETVPEGRLVDVEKGTYSGEEEAIGTAAEPSSHAEDSTPTSSSSSLTAQEEEEAEFAVTGQLPVHLLSEWRAPPACQHNHAQENDIFCIDCGLPLRVWKTLGNYQIIRALGQSNVYLGWRSGLTAVIKGHSLAASRDEIRAFQRQAQQLCKIQHPVLPQFWEAFECGSDSYLVSEMVYGQSLKQRVQEQGSMNVIEVSRWLIPVCELLEVLHQQDPPVLHLHIRPSNLIHPYVKRQTTELVLVGWGKAAVLTSESGTFIGTVGYSAPEQQEGKPEPASDLFALGATMVYLLTGYEPETYFRWGTREYRLYAEDIPHLDPRMVDLINCLTHPDPRERYPNAGEVKKRLQEIATITPTVSSGAS